The sequence below is a genomic window from Paenibacillus sp. DCT19.
GTATTCCACGACTAAAGGAGGCTTAAACGCCTTTACCAAGGCGTTAGCTAAAGAGCTTGCACCGTCAGGAGTGACTGTAAATGCAGTAGCTCCAGGGGCAGTTCAGACATCGATGTTGGACCATCTAGATCAAAGTGAGTTGAAAATGCTGGAAGAGGAAATTCCTGCTGGCAGACTTGCTCAGCCTGATGAGATTTCATCTCTGGTTTATTTCCTTGCCTTACCTGAGTCTGGATATATTAACGGTCAGATTATTAGTCCTAACGGAGGTTGGCTTACGTAATCTGCTCGGATTAGAGCTCAAGTATTGCTTGGAGGATTTACCCTGTATATAAAATGTTCGGGAAGCACATATTACAACTGTTGATTTTAAATCTCATGCGACAGCTAAGGAGGATTTATCATGTCAACAAAAAACAGTGGTCTCTAACTTTGACACTTGGAAAAAGTTCTTGGGTGATCGCGTACTGCAAGCAGAGAAGATGGGAATGAGTGAAGAAACCATTAACAAACTTGCCTACGAGATCGGTGACTTTCTGGATGAGAAAGTCGACCCCGCGAACCATTCCAACCGGGCATTGAAGGAGTTATGGGATGTCGGCGATGCAGATGAGCGTCGTACGATCGCGTGCCTGATGGTCAAACTGGCCAAACAAAACGCATAAGTTTCACAGATGGAGAGCTCCCGCAAGGGGGCTTTTCTCTAATGATTACAGACTGATTACAGACCTGTTCTTGTAATTCATTTTCATTTTATATATCATTAACGTGACCCATTTTTAGAAGATGACTCAGATTGCTGTCTTAAGGACGCGTTCTGTTGCTGTCGAATAATGTGGAATAATGCATTACGGGGTGTTCAAATGGAATCTAAACAATGGTATATGGAATACAAAATACATAAGAACAGACCCGGCCTGTTGGGGGATATCGCCTCCATGCTGGGGATGCTTGAAGTGAATATATTGACCATCAATGGTGTTGAGGGCAAAACTCGTGGTATGCTTCTTGAATCGGATGATGATGAGAAGATTCGTCTATTAGGCGAGATGCTCGCTAAGGTTAACAGCATTACCGTGTCAGCTTTGCGCCAACCGAAACTAGTTGATATACTGGCTGTTCGTCATGGTCGATACATCGACCGTGATTCGGATGATCGCAAAACATTTCGTTTTACTCGCGATGAACTTGGGTTACTGGTGGACTTTTTGGGTGAAGTATTTAAAAGGGAAGGTAATCAGGTTATCGGGTTACGCGGTATGCCGCGTGTTGGTAAAACGGAATCCATTATTGCGGGTAGTGTGTGTGCGATGAAACGATGGACCTTTGTTTCGTCTACCCTTCTTCGTCAGACTATAAGGAGTCAACTATCCGAGGACGAAATGAATCCAAACAATGTATTTATCATCGATGGCATTGTTAGTACGATTCGTTCGAGCGAACGGCACTATAACTTGTTACAGGATATCATGACGATGCCAAGTACCAAGGTCATTGAGCATCCAGATATTTTTGTACAGGAATCCGAGTATGATTATAATGATTTTGACATTATCATCGAGCTTCGGAACAATCCAGGCGAAGAAATTATTTATGATACGTTTACGGCCAGCTACACCGATGAACTGTAAGGCTGCGTGAAAGATCATGAAATAGATTAGCACCAACTAGAGCATTTTGCACAATCCGAAAGATCAACTATCAAACCAATGGGATCTAGGCGAGACTCCGTTTTTGGTCTAGATCTTGTACCCTTGAGCATGTGGGATCGAATGATGCAAAATGCTGACTACAGAGAAAAAGAAAAACTGAAGGAGGAGATGGCATGTCTGAACTGGGTCAGCAGTTGAGAGAGGCCCGGCTGCAAAAAGGGATGAGTCTTGACGACGTACAGGAAATGACTAAAATTCGCAAAAGATATTTGGAGGCAATAGAAGCAGGGGATTATAAGGTACTTCCCGGTAGCTTTTATGTCCGTGCGTTCATTAAAACCTATGCGGAAACGGTTGGACTGAACCCTGATGAGCTGTTAGAGGGTCACAAAAAGGATGTACCGGCAGAGGAAACTGAGGCGACAATGGAGCCTGTCATTCAGAAGCGTTCCAGTCGTCCGGTTGAACGGAACAATCGTTGGATGTCAGTTGCTCTTATGTGGACATTCCCGTTATTAATCGTTGTATTGCTTTATGCCTTCTGGTCTTCGAACAAGGGTGGGGATGAAACTCCAAGTCTGGATGATACGAAGATTACGGATAGCCAGCAGCAACCAGATGATAAACCGGATCAACCTGCAGATAACGGACAGGCGGCTAATCCGCCATCTACGGAAACAGGTGGGGATGAAGGTAGTGCTGGTGGTAACGGTGGGGGTCAAGAAGATATAGGACAGACAGGTGAACAAACCGATGATTCCGAGGGCCAAACTCCAGGGGATACGGAGGAGGAGCCTACTACTCCACCTACAGGGGTAGCTGTGACTGAAGATGGCAAATCAGGCAATATTACGAACTTCAAAGTAAGTGGAAGTGCAGGACAGCCTGTGACTGTAACGATTAATGCGTCAGGTGAGAGTTGGCTTGAGGTATACAAAGGTGAAAATTCCAGCGGCGAAAAATTGCAATTCGGCATGACTGCTGATGGAAACTCATTTACGTTTAACCTGGATAGCACAGGTCTTTACATTAAATCCGGTCGTGCCTCGGCGACGACGATTGAGGTAGGCGGACAAGTGGTAACAGACGGTAAAGCCACGAATCGGATCCGTTTGCAGCTTGGAGAGGACAGTGCTGCTACGACAACGGATAACGCAGACCCTACATCAACGGACGGAAGCGAAGGCACAGCCACTGGCGAATAACCGAAGTCACTGCGGGGGACACTAACGTGGTCTTAACTTGCAGTTAATCTTCGGTGAAGCGAGGTGGAAGGCTATGACAGTCAGCTGGATCGTTACAGGTTTAGGGATTATTGTCAGCCTCCTGGGGTACTATTTAACCCCGAGCGCTTGGGGTTACGGAATTTTGGGGTTTGGACTTGCGCATGTAATTTTGGGTGTGCTTGATATGTTCAGACAACCAAACCGCAGCAGGTATTAGGCTTTTAGGCAACAGTAGGAAAAAGCATTCTTGATCAGCCAACCATGGAGGGTCAAGAATGCTTTTTCTGTTGTGTATCTTCTCTAAAATTAGACTTTTCAATAGGGTATCCTCTATAATGTTACACAGAACATATGCTAACTGAAAGGGTGACCGGTTTGAGTTCAGAAAATTCATTTGATATCGTGTCCAAGATGGACTTGCAGGAACTGACTAATGCCGTAACACAAACGGAAAAGGAAATAGGCACTCGTTATGATTTTAAGGGCAGCAAGAGCAGCTTGAAATTGGACAAAGATGCTTTAACGATTTTGTCTGATGACGAGACCAAACTTAAGTCTGTCATTGATGTGTTGCAATCGAAGATGGCTAAACGAGGACTTCCGCTGAAGAACATTGATTATGGCAAAGTGGAACCCGCTTCTTCTGGAACTGTTCGCCAACGTCTGAGCTTCAAACAAGGAATTGACCAGGATATTGCTAAGAAAATCAATATTTTGATCCGTGATTCCAAAATGAAGGTGAAGAGTCAGATTCAGGGTGATCAACTACGGGTAACTGGAAAAAGTAAGAATGATTTGCAAGCGGTAATGCAAATGTTGAATGGTGCCAATCTACCATTAGATCTGCAGTATACCAACTTTAAATAAGCCAGGCGTTCAGGACGCTTGAAATTCACAGGCGTTTTTTGACACTATAATGGGCGTATATTATACTAAGTGTGCATTGCTGGCAATCAATCATATTAGCCCAGTCATCATCGTTTGCTGACTTTGTGATAAGCAGTACATTTTCTGGAAGTCACCGGAACGTTTAAAACGCATTTACGTTTGAACGGTGGACTTTATTTTTGCGTTTTTACATAGTGAGGCATTTTGCTGAAGTGACTGTACGAATTACAGGTTTCGATGATGTCCTGGGATAAAGATGAGTGTTTGGAGTTATTGGAGGATAAGAGGGAGGGCGTCTTGTGAATTTACCCAACCGGATTACGCTTGCACGAATTTGCTTAATCCCTTTTTTGATGGTGTTTCTGCTCGTGGATTTTCCATTTTATCCAGAGCCGTTGCAGCTTGGAAGCTTCTCGCTTCCTTATAATCAATTGATTGCGGCTGTCATTTTTGTCATTGCAGCAAGTACAGACGGAATCGATGGTTACTTGGCGCGCAAGAACAATATGGTCACTAATCTAGGCAAGTTGCTTGATCCTTTGGCGGACAAGCTGTTAGTGACTGCTGTACTCATTTCGCTCGTGGAAATGGGCAAGTTAGATTCCTGGATTGCTGTCGTAATCATTAGCCGTGAATTTGCAGTAACAGGTCTTCGCCAGATTGCATTGCTCGATGGATCTGTTGTAGCGGCAAGCAATTGGGGTAAGCTAAAAACCGTTGTGCAAATTGTAGCTATTGTATTACTTCTGCTGAATAATTTCCCGTTCTCTTACACGGGGATTCACGTGGATGTTATCGCAGTGTGGGCTGCAGCGATTATAACGATCTGGTCAGGAATTGATTATTTCATTAAAAACAAAAATTTGCTTAATTTATCAAAAGCGTAATCGTTCCGGAAAACGGGTAATTTAGAAGGAACAATTAGTACTAAGGGCAATAGGAAAACATCCTATTGCCCTTTGAATACTCACAGCGTGTACAGGAGGATACAGAATGAAGGCAGAAATCATTGCGGTTGGCACAGAGCTATTGCTTGGACAGATTGTGAACACCAATGCGAGATATTTGTCTCGCGAATTAGCCGCGATCGGAATTGATGTATATTTCCAAACAGTTGTTGGAGACAATCTAAGTCGCCTTAGTGAAGCGATCCGCATTGCTCAGGGTCGTGCAGATGTAATTTTATTTTCCGGTGGCATTGGGCCAACACAGGATGATCTTACGAAGGATGCTTTGGCTGAAGTATTAGGTCGTAAGCTGCATATAGATCGACTAGCGATGGACAAAATAGAAGGCTTTTTCAGGGATCGCAATGTTACTATGACCGAGAATAATCGTCGTCAGGCTATTGTTATCGAAGGGGGAACGCCTCTAGCTAACGAGACGGGGCTTGCAGCGGGAAATGCCATCTCGGACAATGGAAAACATTATGTTGTTATGCCTGGACCGCCTAAAGAGCTGATTCCGATGTTTGAGCAGGAGGTTAAGCCATGGCTCTTCCAGCATGTTCTGACAGAAGAGATGCCGATCTATTCCAGAATGCTGAAGTTTGCAGGTATAGGGGAGTCGGCGTTGGAGGATCGTCTGCTTGATCTGATCGACGGACAGACGGATCCTACAATTGCACCGTACGCAAGCGAAGGGGAGGTTACCGTGCGTGTCTCTACCAAAGCACCTAATGAGGGAGAGGCGAAGGTGAAGCTGGATGCGATGGAGGTTCAGATTCGTGAGCGTTTGCCAGAGCATCTGTACGCTAGTGACGATGTGCCTATTGAGTATACGATTGTTACGATGATGGCTGATATGGGGCTGACTCTTAGTGCTGCTGAGAGCTGTACAGGTGGGCTTGTCATGCAGAGCCTGACATCAATTCCTGGCAGTGCTGCAATTCTCAAAGGCGGAATTGTATGTTACTCCAATGAGATGAAAGAAAAACTGCTGAACGTTCCTCATGATTATCTGGAGGGGGAAGATGCACCCGGAGCGGTAAGTCCTGAAGTTGCTAAAGTATTGGCAGAGCAGGTGCGCATGATTGGTGATGCTAATTTCGGACTAGCTGTTACAGGTGTCGCAGGGCCTGGGTATTCTGAGCGTAAGCCCCCAGGGCTCGTCTTCATTGCTCTAGCCGAACGCGGCAAAGAGACGGAAATTCATGAACTGCGTATTAACGGTAATCGGGAAACGGTTCGCATCCGTTCAACCAAGTCTATCTTGTATCGATTGTGGCGCAAGCTGGTTGAACTAGATTAGTTCTTCCGCTTGGTTTGCTTTTACAGTGCAAAACAAGTATACTTTTAACAGACGGAAGAACCGTAGAATCAGGCGTAGTAGCCTTGTTTACGGTTCTTTTTTCTGTTTAATTCCAGGTTTGCTTGAGGAAGAGGCGCCTCGGCCTTGATAAAAAAACGAATGTATGTTCGAAAAAAAGCTTGGCAAACGTGTTAAAACAAGGTATCATTATCTTATAAACAGTAAAGGGTGTGAGCATATTGTCAGACCGTCGTGCCGCGCTTGATATGGCGCTCCGTCAAATAGAGAAGCAATTTGGTAAAGGATCCATCATGAAACTGGGTGAGTCGACTCACATGCAAGTGGAAATTATCCCCAGTGGTTCCTTGGCTCTGGATATTGCATTAGGAACAGGCGGCTTGCCTAAAGGCCGGATTGTTGAAATATATGGACCTGAATCTTCTGGTAAAACAACTGTAGCACTCCATGCGATTGCTGAAGTGCAAAAAGTAGGAGGACAAGCTGCATTCATCGATGCCGAGCATGCTCTTGATCCTCAATATGCAAGTAAACTTGGTGTTAACATTGATGAATTGCTTCTGTCTCAGCCAGACACGGGTGAGCAAGGGCTTGAAATTGCAGAAGCACTCGTTCGCAGTGGAGCTGTGGACATTATCGTTATTGACTCCGTTGCTGCATTGGTACCAAAAGCTGAAATTGAAGGCGAAATGGGAGATTCTCACGTTGGTTTGCAGGCACGTCTGATGTCACAGGCGTTGCGTAAATTGTCGGGTGCGATCAGCAAATCCAAAACAATCGCAATCTTCATTAACCAGCTTCGTGAAAAAGTTGGGGTTATGTTTGGTAACCCTGAAACAACACCTGGTGGTCGTGCCTTGAAATTCTACTCCACAGTTCGATTGGATGTTCGTCGGATTGAAAGTATCAAATCAGGCAATGACATTATCGGTAACCGTACACGTGTAAAAGTTGTTAAGAATAAAGTAGCACCACCGTTTAAACAAGCTGAAGTGGATATCATGTACGGTGAGGGTATCTCTAGAGAAGGTAGTATCATTGATATCGGTACAGAACTAGATATCGTTAACAAAAGTGGTGCATGGTATTCCTATGAGGGCGAGCGTCTGGGACAAGGTCGTGAAAATGCGAAGCAATTCATGAAAGAGCACAAAGAAATTGCTCAAGTGATTGAGCAAAAAATTCGTGAAGCAAGCAATTTAACGACAGTGGTTCCTACACCAACGGCTGAGGACCAGCAAAAAGAAGAAGCAGAAGAACAAGAATTGTTTGAAATCAACGAGTAATTTACTGAACTCCTGAGGCTTGTCTGATTGTGACTTGACTGTGCTCAGGAAACAGGTTTGTGGCTCGCATTGTCCAACAGCCTCTGTCCCATGGGACAGAGGCTGTTGGCACGCTAACTCTATAAGATAAGGCCGGGCTGAATTCCCGGCCTTTTATCATAATATCTGATCTCCTGTAGAGAGCAGAGATATATAAGTTCAACTAAACTTCTTTAGTTGAACCTATATATCAACGATGAAAGGAGATTAAGGCATGGACAAATATGCTGAAGATTTAATTGAAGAAGCAGAGTTAACGGGGTTATCTCAATTTCCGGATCATGAGGAGTTGACCATTACCCGGGTTGAGCGGTTGCTGAAGGGGCGAGTCGCGCGATATCGGATCGAGTTCGGGATGTACTCAATAACTGTTCTGGAAGATGTAATGATTAAGTATCGGTTGACCCGAGGCAACACATTTGTAAAAAAGGATCTTGAGGAAATTGTTGTGGCTGACGAGCGTCAGCAGACGTATGTTCAGTCTTTGCGATATCTCGAATTCAAGCCACGTACACGTCATGAACTAAGCCAGCGCTTGCGGCAGAAGCAGTTTGCACCTCCGCTAATTGAAGAGGTGCTAGATCGGCTGGAGCAGGAAAAATTAATTGATGATGAAGCATTTGCGAAGGAATGGACACGTCAGCGTATGGAGGGTCAGCGGAAGGGAAAACTGTGGATAAGGCAAGAACTTCGTCAGAAGGGTATTGCCAATGATCTAATTGCTGAAGCTTTGGAAACTGTGAGTGGGGATACAGAATTTGAGACTGCTTTGACCGCAGGGCGGAAGAAGTGGAACCAAGTCAAAGGCGACATTTCTGAGAAAAAACGCAAAACGCTTCCTTTTCTGATGCGGCGTGGTTTTCCGATGGATATGGTGCGTCGTGTCGTTAATTGTATAATTGAAGAAACTGAGGCTAAAGACCCTGATGATGACGACGCTTTACTGTGGGATTAGGAGACAGGACACTCTATGTCGCATTCTCTTGACAATTTCTTTCGTCAAATACTAAAATGGACATGAGTCTTATTGAAATGGAAACCCTTTTTCCTTCCAAAAAAGCGGTTTCGGTTCTTAAGATTTCAATCATTCATGATTATGGGTTCGCTTGAGAGCGGATAGTACGTGGTGAACATGTACACTTGAAATGAAAATCGGCGGGGGATCGCCGTAGGTAATCTTTATTCCCAAACATATGTAAGGCTTGAAAACTGAAAATTGACCCAAGGAATGCCTTGGAGGAATCAACGAGGAGGTGAACAGTATGTACACTGCAATCATGATCGCTCTCGTTGTAGCCGCGCTATTCATTGGGTTCGGAGTAGGATATTTTATTCGCAAATCTCTTGCAGAGGCTAAAATCTCTAGTGCGGAACAAGCTGCCGTACAAATCGTGGAGAACGCGAAAAAAGAGGCAGAGGCACTGAAGAAAGAAACGGTGCTTGAAGCGAAGGATGAAATTCATCGC
It includes:
- a CDS encoding DUF3243 domain-containing protein gives rise to the protein MVSNFDTWKKFLGDRVLQAEKMGMSEETINKLAYEIGDFLDEKVDPANHSNRALKELWDVGDADERRTIACLMVKLAKQNA
- a CDS encoding DUF3388 domain-containing protein; translation: MESKQWYMEYKIHKNRPGLLGDIASMLGMLEVNILTINGVEGKTRGMLLESDDDEKIRLLGEMLAKVNSITVSALRQPKLVDILAVRHGRYIDRDSDDRKTFRFTRDELGLLVDFLGEVFKREGNQVIGLRGMPRVGKTESIIAGSVCAMKRWTFVSSTLLRQTIRSQLSEDEMNPNNVFIIDGIVSTIRSSERHYNLLQDIMTMPSTKVIEHPDIFVQESEYDYNDFDIIIELRNNPGEEIIYDTFTASYTDEL
- a CDS encoding RodZ family helix-turn-helix domain-containing protein produces the protein MSELGQQLREARLQKGMSLDDVQEMTKIRKRYLEAIEAGDYKVLPGSFYVRAFIKTYAETVGLNPDELLEGHKKDVPAEETEATMEPVIQKRSSRPVERNNRWMSVALMWTFPLLIVVLLYAFWSSNKGGDETPSLDDTKITDSQQQPDDKPDQPADNGQAANPPSTETGGDEGSAGGNGGGQEDIGQTGEQTDDSEGQTPGDTEEEPTTPPTGVAVTEDGKSGNITNFKVSGSAGQPVTVTINASGESWLEVYKGENSSGEKLQFGMTADGNSFTFNLDSTGLYIKSGRASATTIEVGGQVVTDGKATNRIRLQLGEDSAATTTDNADPTSTDGSEGTATGE
- a CDS encoding YajQ family cyclic di-GMP-binding protein; amino-acid sequence: MSSENSFDIVSKMDLQELTNAVTQTEKEIGTRYDFKGSKSSLKLDKDALTILSDDETKLKSVIDVLQSKMAKRGLPLKNIDYGKVEPASSGTVRQRLSFKQGIDQDIAKKINILIRDSKMKVKSQIQGDQLRVTGKSKNDLQAVMQMLNGANLPLDLQYTNFK
- the pgsA gene encoding CDP-diacylglycerol--glycerol-3-phosphate 3-phosphatidyltransferase, which produces MNLPNRITLARICLIPFLMVFLLVDFPFYPEPLQLGSFSLPYNQLIAAVIFVIAASTDGIDGYLARKNNMVTNLGKLLDPLADKLLVTAVLISLVEMGKLDSWIAVVIISREFAVTGLRQIALLDGSVVAASNWGKLKTVVQIVAIVLLLLNNFPFSYTGIHVDVIAVWAAAIITIWSGIDYFIKNKNLLNLSKA
- a CDS encoding competence/damage-inducible protein A, which encodes MKAEIIAVGTELLLGQIVNTNARYLSRELAAIGIDVYFQTVVGDNLSRLSEAIRIAQGRADVILFSGGIGPTQDDLTKDALAEVLGRKLHIDRLAMDKIEGFFRDRNVTMTENNRRQAIVIEGGTPLANETGLAAGNAISDNGKHYVVMPGPPKELIPMFEQEVKPWLFQHVLTEEMPIYSRMLKFAGIGESALEDRLLDLIDGQTDPTIAPYASEGEVTVRVSTKAPNEGEAKVKLDAMEVQIRERLPEHLYASDDVPIEYTIVTMMADMGLTLSAAESCTGGLVMQSLTSIPGSAAILKGGIVCYSNEMKEKLLNVPHDYLEGEDAPGAVSPEVAKVLAEQVRMIGDANFGLAVTGVAGPGYSERKPPGLVFIALAERGKETEIHELRINGNRETVRIRSTKSILYRLWRKLVELD
- the recA gene encoding recombinase RecA, producing the protein MSDRRAALDMALRQIEKQFGKGSIMKLGESTHMQVEIIPSGSLALDIALGTGGLPKGRIVEIYGPESSGKTTVALHAIAEVQKVGGQAAFIDAEHALDPQYASKLGVNIDELLLSQPDTGEQGLEIAEALVRSGAVDIIVIDSVAALVPKAEIEGEMGDSHVGLQARLMSQALRKLSGAISKSKTIAIFINQLREKVGVMFGNPETTPGGRALKFYSTVRLDVRRIESIKSGNDIIGNRTRVKVVKNKVAPPFKQAEVDIMYGEGISREGSIIDIGTELDIVNKSGAWYSYEGERLGQGRENAKQFMKEHKEIAQVIEQKIREASNLTTVVPTPTAEDQQKEEAEEQELFEINE
- a CDS encoding regulatory protein RecX, with product MDKYAEDLIEEAELTGLSQFPDHEELTITRVERLLKGRVARYRIEFGMYSITVLEDVMIKYRLTRGNTFVKKDLEEIVVADERQQTYVQSLRYLEFKPRTRHELSQRLRQKQFAPPLIEEVLDRLEQEKLIDDEAFAKEWTRQRMEGQRKGKLWIRQELRQKGIANDLIAEALETVSGDTEFETALTAGRKKWNQVKGDISEKKRKTLPFLMRRGFPMDMVRRVVNCIIEETEAKDPDDDDALLWD